From Falco cherrug isolate bFalChe1 chromosome 4, bFalChe1.pri, whole genome shotgun sequence, one genomic window encodes:
- the LOC102052323 gene encoding 5-beta-cholestane-3-alpha,7-alpha-diol 12-alpha-hydroxylase, with protein MALWVILCTLAALLLGGLYLLGMFRRQRPDEPPLDKGTIPWLGYALDFRKDSSGFLKRMQRKHGDIFTVLIGGYYFTFVMDPFCFGAIVKESRSKLDFRTFASKLVLQVFGYKAIKASHSIIHASSMKHLMGDGLAVMTQATMENFQKLMLFNLSSGEEKRVWQEDSLFHYCYNIVFRAGYLALYGTEPHQGADNKEKANEQDRVHSNQLFHEFRKYDRLFPHLASAGLPPKDKREAERLKKFFWSVLSVKKSWQKDNVSGWIRDQEQLLAENGVPEYMRDRFMFMLLWASQGNAGPTAFWLLFYLMKHPEAMKAVRDEVDKVLRENGQETKPGSPPIITRDMLNQTPLLDSALEETLRLAAAPILIRAVLQDTSLKMSSGTEYTLRTGDRVALFPHMSVQMNPEIHPEPHKFKYNRFVNPDGTRKDFYKNGKRVKYFNMPWGAGVSICPGRFFATAEIKLFVFLMLSHYDLELVNREEEIPPIDISRWGFGTMHPVNDVQFRYRLRF; from the coding sequence ATGGCACTCTGGGTGATTCTCTGTACCTTGGCAGCATTGCTGCTTGGTGGCCTCTATCTCCTAGGCATGTTTCGGCGACAGAGACCCGATGAGCCACCTCTGGACAAAGGTACCATTCCCTGGCTGGGTTACGCTCTGGATTTCAGAAAGGACAGTTCAGGGTTTCTAAAAAGGATGCAGAGAAAACATGGGGATATTTTCACAGTGCTGATTGGAGGCTATTACTTCACCTTTGTGATGGACCCCTTCTGCTTTGGAGCTATCGTGAAGGAATCACGATCTAAACTAGATTTTAGGACTTTTGCGTCTAAACTGGTCCTGCAGGTTTTTGGCTACAAGGCCATCAAAGCCAGCCATAGCATAATTCATGCATCGAGCATGAAGCATCTGATGGGAGATGGACTTGCTGTCATGACACAAGCCACCATGGAGAACTTTCAGAAGCTGATGCTTTTCAATCTGAGCTCAGGAGAGGAGAAGCGAGTGTGGCAAGAGGATAGCCTCTTCCACTACTGCTACAACATTGTCTTCAGAGCTGGGTACCTGGCTTTGTATGGCACTGAGCCACACCAAGGGGCAGATAACAAGGAGAAGGCTAATGAGCAAGATCGTGTCCACTCCAACCAGCTGTTCCACGAGTTTCGGAAGTATGACCGCCTCTTCCCTCACCTGGCCTCTGCTGGGTTGCCTCCCAAGGACAAAAGAGAAGCTGAACGGCTGAAGAAGTTCTTCTGGAGCGTGCTGTCTGTGAAGAAGAGCTGGCAGAAGGACAATGTTAGTGGGTGGATACGTGATCAAGAACAGCTTCTGGCAGAAAACGGTGTCCCTGAGTACATGCGGGATCGTTTCATGTTTATGCTCCTTTGGGCATCCCAGGGCAATGCAGGCCCAACTGCCTTTTGGCTCCTTTTTTATCTAATGAAACATCCAGAAGCTATGAAGGCTGTGAGGGATGAGGTAGATAAAGTCTTAAGGGAGAACGGCCAGGAAACAAAGCCCGGGAGCCCACCAATTATCACTAGGGACATGTTAAACCAGACTCCTCTTCTGGACAGTGCTCTGGAGGAGACCCtgaggctggctgcagccccgaTACTGATCAGAGCTGTCCTCCAGGACACCAGCCTTAAAATGAGCAGTGGGACAGAGTACACTCTCCGCACAGGAGACAGGGTGGCTCTGTTCCCACACATGTCTGTGCAGATGAACCCAGAAATTCATCCTGAGCCTCACAAGTTTAAATACAACCGCTTTGTAAACCCAGATGGCACCAGGAAGGATTTCTACAAAAACGGGAAGAGGGTGAAATATTTCAACATGCCTTGGGGCGCAGGAGTATCCATCTGTCCTGGGCGGTTCTTTGCTACTGCTGAAATTAAACTGTTTGTGTTCTTGATGCTAAGTCACTATGACCTGGAGCTAGTCAACAGAGAAGAGGAGATCCCACCAATAGACATCAGCCGCTGGGGATTCGGGACGATGCACCCTGTTAATGATGTTCAGTTCAGATATCGGCTACGCTTTTAA